A stretch of the Bdellovibrio sp. 22V genome encodes the following:
- a CDS encoding response regulator, with protein MVIETSLEKQHTQRVLVIDDSLDSVKLMSHILDHYKCDVTMAFDGQDAIPLLVNRHFDLVILDWQMPQMGGRDTLLLMDRLLTERKVHKIRKPIPVVIYTGHSEEELELPLVRNFTYMGFINKRQAFSSMMRSFNFILRSI; from the coding sequence ATGGTGATCGAAACGTCTCTTGAAAAACAGCACACGCAACGTGTTCTGGTTATCGATGATAGCTTGGACTCTGTAAAGCTAATGTCGCACATTCTTGATCACTATAAGTGTGATGTCACAATGGCCTTTGACGGTCAGGATGCGATACCTCTTCTTGTGAACAGACACTTTGATTTAGTGATTTTAGACTGGCAGATGCCGCAAATGGGCGGCCGCGATACTTTGCTTTTAATGGATCGTCTTTTGACGGAAAGAAAAGTGCATAAGATCAGAAAGCCGATTCCGGTTGTGATTTATACCGGGCATTCTGAAGAGGAACTCGAACTTCCTCTGGTGCGCAACTTCACCTACATGGGCTTTATCAATAAGCGCCAAGCCTTCAGTTCTATGATGAGATCTTTTAATTTTATTTTGCGTTCGATCTAG
- a CDS encoding hemolysin family protein has product MTEVLVVAICLLFNMILSGSEMAFVTVNRQQLRRLAGTDRRARLLLKLKENPERTLSVIQIGITVVGAIAAAVGGAGAEEALTPYFMQTFAVGEQTAEAISIAAVVIPISYLSVVIGELVPKTVALRNPLSIALWTSQGLYLGEKILSPAVTVLESSTNLILKLTRISFKSVPHDHHDIALEDLPQQTKQYVVNIVSADKKVAREIMLPWKEVIYVRKDDELEDVETIIMNSRHTRLPVLDGAEVIGLINTKEFLTARRYGNTDWQSLIRPILKFKAFEPLFKILLRMQEQKSHLAVIYERDNCVGLVTMEDIFEEIIGDVFDEDDDGLIKKILASKSRRRPL; this is encoded by the coding sequence GTGACTGAGGTTCTGGTCGTCGCTATTTGTCTTTTATTTAATATGATTCTTTCTGGCTCCGAAATGGCCTTTGTGACCGTGAATAGACAGCAGCTTCGCCGTCTTGCCGGCACAGACCGACGGGCCCGATTGCTTTTGAAGCTCAAAGAGAATCCCGAAAGAACCCTTTCCGTGATTCAAATCGGCATCACCGTTGTTGGCGCTATTGCCGCAGCTGTCGGCGGTGCCGGAGCCGAAGAAGCGCTGACGCCTTACTTTATGCAGACCTTCGCTGTCGGAGAACAAACGGCCGAAGCGATTTCCATTGCCGCCGTTGTTATTCCGATTTCTTATTTGAGCGTTGTGATCGGCGAGCTGGTCCCTAAAACGGTGGCTCTGCGCAATCCGTTGTCGATCGCACTTTGGACATCGCAAGGACTCTACCTCGGAGAAAAAATCTTATCTCCGGCCGTAACGGTTCTGGAGTCGTCGACGAACTTGATCTTAAAACTCACACGCATCAGCTTTAAAAGCGTTCCGCACGACCATCACGATATCGCGCTGGAGGATCTGCCTCAGCAAACCAAGCAGTACGTTGTGAATATCGTCAGTGCGGATAAGAAAGTCGCGCGTGAGATCATGCTGCCTTGGAAAGAAGTCATTTACGTGCGTAAAGATGACGAGTTGGAAGACGTCGAAACGATTATCATGAATTCGCGCCACACACGTCTGCCGGTTTTAGACGGCGCTGAAGTCATCGGTTTGATCAACACCAAGGAGTTTTTAACAGCTCGACGCTATGGCAACACCGACTGGCAAAGTTTGATTCGTCCGATTTTAAAATTCAAAGCGTTTGAACCGTTATTTAAAATTCTTCTGCGCATGCAAGAGCAGAAATCGCACTTGGCTGTGATTTACGAACGCGACAACTGCGTGGGACTTGTCACCATGGAAGACATCTTTGAAGAAATCATCGGCGATGTCTTCGACGAAGACGACGACGGCTTGATCAAAAAGATCCTCGCCTCAAAATCCCGCCGCCGCCCTCTCTAA